The following coding sequences are from one Triticum aestivum cultivar Chinese Spring chromosome 5A, IWGSC CS RefSeq v2.1, whole genome shotgun sequence window:
- the LOC123106927 gene encoding uncharacterized protein: MAMAGSSTTLPPPPQQKAVDVLPVDSLRNILRRLSLADLLRAALACHRWRRVAARCLPRTAPLLGHFFHPTATGLPPPLHSASKDIVIEAPAVFAPLDASAPNLSLDFAPEASRFVLHDCHQGLLLLEPLASLPKGILPRLLVIDPATRCRVLLPPPPRDTVPDDQRWRSCRHYVGSGLLSRAHPSKLCFEVVCISIDGGHPRAWVASVDDGQCRWRALPRATEVEVSFDPWWFESRCVHAAGKLYWHICNSGRVLSLDPSTLHFSYLLAPKEMPRFGKFRIGETPDDGRLCIATVEDQLLRVWVRGETRWSDDGWYLEREMNLTKVYDTVPGLPKDKCLRIFSVWLSDMDAGRTGKLFIRTMGYGSYSLHLDTAKIERMHTKHGKEYGHPMCAYFLAWPPAFLAPDN, encoded by the coding sequence ATGGCCATGGCCGGATCGTCCACcaccctccctccgccgccgcagcaGAAGGCGGTCGATGTCCTCCCCGTGGACAGCCTCCGCAACATTCtccgtcgcctctccctcgccgaCCTTCTCCGTGCCGCCCTCGCCTGCCACCGCTGGCGCCGCGTCGCCGCACGCTGCCTCCCCCGCACCGCTCCTCTCCTCGGCCACTTCTTCCACCCCACCGCCACCGGTTTGCCGCCGCCCCTGCACTCGGCATCCAAGGACATCGTCATCGAGGCCCCCGCCGTCTTCGCTCCCCTCGACGCCTCCGCACCGAACCTCTCCCTCGACTTCGCTCCGGAGGCCTCCCGCTTCGTGCTCCACGACTGCCACCAAGGCCTGCTGCTTCTCGAACCGCTCGCGTCGCTTCCCAAGGGGATCCTCCCACGCCTCCTCGTCATCGACCCGGCCACCCGCTGCCGCgtgctcctcccgccgccgccgcgcgacaCGGTGCCCGACGACCAGCGCTGGCGCAGCTGCAGGCACTACGTCGGCTCCGGGCTTCTCTCCCGCGCGCACCCGAGCAAGCTCTGCTTCGAGGTCGTCTGCATCTCCATCGACGGCGGGCACCCCCGCGCCTGGGTCGCGTCCGTCGACGACGGCCAGTGCCGCTGGCGCGCGCTCCCGCGGGCCACGGAGGTGGAGGTCAGCTTCGACCCCTGGTGGTTCGAGTCGCGCTGCGTGCACGCCGCCGGGAAGCTCTACTGGCACATCTGCAACTCCGGCCGCGTGCTCTCGCTGGACCCTTCCACACTGCACTTCTCTTACCTGCTGGCGCCGAAGGAGATGCCCAGGTTCGGCAAGTTCCGCATCGGGGAGACGCCGGACGACGGGCGGCTGTGCATCGCGACCGTGGAGGACCAGCTGCTgcgggtgtgggtgcgtggggagACCAGGTGGAGCGACGATGGGTGGTATCTGGAGAGGGAGATGAATCTCACCAAGGTGTACGACACGGTGCCGGGCCTGCCCAAGGACAAGTGCCTCAGGATCTTCAGTGTTTGGCTCAGCGACATGGACGCGGGGCGTACCGGCAAGCTGTTCATCAGAACGATGGGGTATGGGAGCTACTCCTTACATCTGGACACCGCCAAGATCGAGCGCATGCACACCAAACATGGCAAGGAGTACGGCCACCCGATGTGCGCCTACTTCCTCGCGTGGCCACCTGCCTTCCTCGCTCCAGACAACTGA